Within the Streptomyces sp. NBC_00353 genome, the region TCGCGGCCTGGGACGAGGCCAAGGACACCGACCCGACCGCGAAGCAGTCGGTGACGGTCGGCGGCAAGGTGTACGGGGCGCCGCTCTTCGTCGGCGTACGCGCGCTGTACTACCGCACCGACATCTTCGAGGACCTGGGCATCGAACCCCCCAAGTCGCAGGCCGAACTGATCTCCACCGCCAAGAAGATCCACAAGAAGAAGCCGCAGCTGTACGGCCTCGCCGTCGGTGGCGCGTACACGTACGGCGCGATGCCGTTCATCTGGGCGAACGGCGGCGAACTCGCCGACGAGAGCGGTGGTACGTACAAGGCGGCCATCAACAGCGACCGGGCCCGCAAGGGCATCGAGGCGTACACCTCGCTCTTCGGCGACAGCAACTGCCCGGCCGCCAAGTGCGCCGCGATGGGCGGCAACGCGACGGTCACCGCCTTCGCCTCCGGCAAGGCGGCCATGGCGATCGGCGGCGACTTCAGCCACGCCGCCGTCGAGGCGGGCTCGGTGAAGGGCAAGTGCGCGGTGGTTCCGCTGCCCGGCGCGTCCGAAGGATCGATCGCCCCCGCGTTCGCGGGCGGGAACAACATCGGTGTGCTGAAGAGCAGTTCGCACCGCACCCTCGCCGTGGACCTGATGAAGTCGCTGACCGGCAAGCAGACCCAGGAGAAGCTGTTCGACGCGATGGGCTTCCTGCCGACGTACACCGATGTGCGGGCCACGGTCGCGCGGAAGGAGCCGTTCGTCGAACCGTTCGTCAAGACGCTGGGCGCGGGCGCCAAGTTCGTCCCGGCCTCACCGGGCTGGGGCCAGATCGACTCCTCGCTGATCCTGCCGACGATGTTCCAGGAGATCGTCAGCGGCCGTAAGGACGTGGCACGGGCCTCGGACGACGCGGCGAAGAAGATGGACGCGGCGTTCGCCGACGCGGGCTGACGATGACGGCGAACAGTACGGCGTACAAGGCTCCTGCGGCGGCCGGGACGGGCAGCACACCCCGGCGCCGCATTTCCCGGGGACCGGCACGCCGCCCCGGCTGGACCCCCTGGCTCTACCTGCTGCCCGCGCTCGTCCTGCTCGGCGGGCTCCTCCTCTACCCGATCTACCAGCTCGGTCTGATCTCGTTCCTGGAGTACACCCAGGCCCAGGTCAGCGGCGGTGAACCGACCACCTTCCAGGGGTTCGGGAACTACGCGACGCTCTTCGGCGACAGCCAGTTCTGGCAGGTGCTCCTCGCGACCGTGGTCTTCGCCGCGGCCTGTGTGCTCGCCACCCTGCTGGTCGGCTGCGCGCTCGCCGTCCTGCTGACGCGCGTACGGGCCCTGCCCCGGCTCGCGCTGATGCTGGCGGCGCTCGGCGCCTGGGCGACGCCCGCGATCACCGGCTCCACCGTCTGGATGTTCCTTTTCGACCCGGACTTCGGACCGGTCAACAGGGTGCTGGGGCTGGGCGACTTCTCCTGGACGTACGGGCGCTACAGCGCCTTCGCCCTGGTGCTCCTCGAAGTGCTCTGGTGTTCGTTCCCGTTCGTGATGGTGACGGTGTACGCGGGCATCCGGGCGATCCCCGCCGAGGTGCTGGAGGCGGCCGCGCTGGACGGCGCCTCGCAGTGGCGGATCTGGCGGTCGGTCATGGCGCCGATGCTGCGGCCGATCCTCGTCGTCGTCACCATCCAGTCGATCATCTGGGACTTCAAGGTCTTCACGCAGATCTATGTGATGACGGGCGGCGGCGGCATCGCGGGCCAGAACCTGGTGCTCAACGTGTACGCGTACCAGAAGGCGTTCGCGTCCTCGCAGTACAGCCTGGGCTCGGCGATCGGGGTCGTGATGCTGGTGATCCTGCTGGCCGTCACGCTGGTCTATCTGCGCCTGGTACGGCGCCAGGGGGAGGAACTGTGAGCGTGCTGCGCATCCGTCGTCCGGGCAGGCTGGCCGCCGAGGCCGTCGCGCTGCTGATCGCCGCCGCGGTCGCCTTCCCGCTGTACTGGATGGTGCTCTCCGCACTCAAGCCGGCGGGAGAGATCCAGTCCACCGACCCCCGGCCGTGGACGCTGTCGCCGTCCCTGGACTCCTTCCGCCGGGTCCTCGAACAGCACGATTTCGGCCGCTACTTCCTCAACAGCCTGATCGTCGCCGGCACGGTCGTCGTCGCGTCCGCGCTGGTCGCCTTTCTGGCGGCGACGGCGGTGACCCGTTTCCGTTTCCGGTTCCGCACCACCCTGCTGATCATGTTCCTGATCGCGCAGATGGTGCCGGTGGAGGCGCTGACCATCCCGCTGTTCTTCCTGATGCGGGACTTCGGCCAGCTCAACACGCTCGGTTCGCTGATCCTGCCGCACCTCGCCTTCTCGCTGCCGTTCGCGATCTGGATGCTGCGCGGCTTCGTCAAGGCCGTCCCGGACGCCCTGGAGGAGGCCGCCTACATCGACGGCGCGAGCCGCACCCGCTTCCTGTGGCAGATCCTCTTCCCGCTGGTTCTCCCGGGGCTCGTGGCGACCAGCGTCTTCTCGTTCATCTCGACCTGGAACGACTTCCTGTTCGCCAAGTCCTTCCTCATCAGCGACACCTCGCAGTCGACGCTTCCGATGGCGCTGCTGGTCTTCTTCAAACCGGACGAGAACGACTGGGGAGGGATCATGGCAGCCTCGACGGTGATGACCGTCCCCGTGCTGGTCTTCTTCGTACTCGTACAGCGACGCCTGGTCTCGGGGCTGGGCGGAGCGGTTAAGGACTGACGACATGGACATGGAACTGATCCCGGCACCGGTGAGCGTCGGCGACCAGGGACGGTGCGGTTTCCTGATGGACCGGGCCACGAGCATCACCGCGCAGGACGGCACCGAGTCCACCGAACGCTGGCTGCGCTCCACGATCGGGGCCGCCTTCGGTCTGTCGCTCCCACCGGGAGTCGAGGGCAAGGACAACACCATCCTGCTGCGGATCGACCCGGCCCTGGAGCCCGAGGGCTACCGGCTGTCCACCGGGACCGGCCGGAGCGTCGTGATCACCGGCGGCAGCCCCGCCGGGGTCTTCTGGGGCGCTCAGACCCTCCGGCAGCTCCTGGGACCGGAAGCGTTCCGCCGGGCACCCGTCCCGACCGGCGTTCCCGCGCGCATTCCGTTCACGGACATCGAGGACCGGCCCCGCTTCTCCTGGCGCGGCCTGATGCTCGACGTCTCGCGGCACTTCCTGCCCAAGGACGATGTCCTGCGCTACCTCGACCTCCTCGCCGCCCACAAGCTGAACGTCTTCCACTTCCACCTCACCGACGACCAGGGCTGGCGCGTGGAGATCAAGCGCTACCCGAAGCTCACCGAGGTCGGCTCCTGGCGCTCCCGCACCAAGCACGGGCACCGGGCCTCGGAGCTGTGGGACGAGACCCCGTACGGCGGCCACTACACCCAGGACGACATCCGCGAGATCGTCGCGTACGCCGCAGAGCGGCATATCCGCGTCGTCCCCGAGATCGACATCCCGGGCCACTCGCAGGCCGCCATCAGCGCATACCCGGAACTGGGCAACACCGACGTCATCGACACCACCACCCTCTCCGTGTGGGACACCTGGGGCGTCAGTCCGAACGTACTCGCGCCCACCGACAACACCCTGCGCTTCTTCGAGGGCGTCTTCGAGGAGCTCCTCGACCTCTTCCCGGCCGCCACCTCGCCGTTCATCCACGTCGGCGGGGACGAGTGCCTCAAGGACCAGTGGAAGGAGTCCCCGACCGCCCAGGCCCGCATCAAGGAGCTCGGCCTGGCCGACGAGGACGAGCTGCAGTCCTGGTTCATCCGGCACTTCGACCGCTGGCTCACCGCGCGCGGCCGCCGCCTCATCGGCTGGGACGAGATCCTCGAAGGCGGCCTCCCGGACGGCGCGGCCGTGTCGTCGTGGCGCGGGTACGCGGGCGGCATCGCCGCAGCCGAGGCGGGGCACGACGTCGTGATGTGCCCGGAGCAGCAGGTGTATCTGGACCACCGTCAGGACGGCGGCCCCGACGAACCGATGCCCATCGGGTACGTCCGCACCCTCGAGGACGTCTTCCGCTTCGACCCCGTACCGCCGGGCCTGACCGAGGAGGCGGCCGGTCACATCCTCGGCACCCAGGCCAACGTGTGGACCGAGGTCATGCAGAACCGGTCCCGAGTCGACTACCAGGTCTTTCCGCGGCTCGCGGCCTTCGCGGAGGTCGCCTGGTCGGCACTGCCCGCCCCCGCCGACCGGGACTTCGCTGATTTCGAACGGCGAATGACGGCGCACTACGCCCGACTTGACGCGCTCGGCGTCGAGTACCGGCCGCCGGGCGGCCCGTTGCCGTGGCAGCGACGCCCCGGCGTTCTCGGACGTCCGATCGAGGGGGCGCCCCCGAAC harbors:
- a CDS encoding extracellular solute-binding protein, with product MKLSARIAAPVAALVLAGLTATACAPQTSDTGAKGDEKSGTLRVWLFQEVGNKPKEQVVDAAVADFEKTHKGAKAEIEYIPVDTRAQRIKAAFNDPKSAPDLIEYGNTDTAGYVKDGGLADVSKEFAAWDEAKDTDPTAKQSVTVGGKVYGAPLFVGVRALYYRTDIFEDLGIEPPKSQAELISTAKKIHKKKPQLYGLAVGGAYTYGAMPFIWANGGELADESGGTYKAAINSDRARKGIEAYTSLFGDSNCPAAKCAAMGGNATVTAFASGKAAMAIGGDFSHAAVEAGSVKGKCAVVPLPGASEGSIAPAFAGGNNIGVLKSSSHRTLAVDLMKSLTGKQTQEKLFDAMGFLPTYTDVRATVARKEPFVEPFVKTLGAGAKFVPASPGWGQIDSSLILPTMFQEIVSGRKDVARASDDAAKKMDAAFADAG
- a CDS encoding carbohydrate ABC transporter permease; the protein is MTANSTAYKAPAAAGTGSTPRRRISRGPARRPGWTPWLYLLPALVLLGGLLLYPIYQLGLISFLEYTQAQVSGGEPTTFQGFGNYATLFGDSQFWQVLLATVVFAAACVLATLLVGCALAVLLTRVRALPRLALMLAALGAWATPAITGSTVWMFLFDPDFGPVNRVLGLGDFSWTYGRYSAFALVLLEVLWCSFPFVMVTVYAGIRAIPAEVLEAAALDGASQWRIWRSVMAPMLRPILVVVTIQSIIWDFKVFTQIYVMTGGGGIAGQNLVLNVYAYQKAFASSQYSLGSAIGVVMLVILLAVTLVYLRLVRRQGEEL
- a CDS encoding carbohydrate ABC transporter permease, yielding MSVLRIRRPGRLAAEAVALLIAAAVAFPLYWMVLSALKPAGEIQSTDPRPWTLSPSLDSFRRVLEQHDFGRYFLNSLIVAGTVVVASALVAFLAATAVTRFRFRFRTTLLIMFLIAQMVPVEALTIPLFFLMRDFGQLNTLGSLILPHLAFSLPFAIWMLRGFVKAVPDALEEAAYIDGASRTRFLWQILFPLVLPGLVATSVFSFISTWNDFLFAKSFLISDTSQSTLPMALLVFFKPDENDWGGIMAASTVMTVPVLVFFVLVQRRLVSGLGGAVKD
- a CDS encoding beta-N-acetylhexosaminidase, giving the protein MDMELIPAPVSVGDQGRCGFLMDRATSITAQDGTESTERWLRSTIGAAFGLSLPPGVEGKDNTILLRIDPALEPEGYRLSTGTGRSVVITGGSPAGVFWGAQTLRQLLGPEAFRRAPVPTGVPARIPFTDIEDRPRFSWRGLMLDVSRHFLPKDDVLRYLDLLAAHKLNVFHFHLTDDQGWRVEIKRYPKLTEVGSWRSRTKHGHRASELWDETPYGGHYTQDDIREIVAYAAERHIRVVPEIDIPGHSQAAISAYPELGNTDVIDTTTLSVWDTWGVSPNVLAPTDNTLRFFEGVFEELLDLFPAATSPFIHVGGDECLKDQWKESPTAQARIKELGLADEDELQSWFIRHFDRWLTARGRRLIGWDEILEGGLPDGAAVSSWRGYAGGIAAAEAGHDVVMCPEQQVYLDHRQDGGPDEPMPIGYVRTLEDVFRFDPVPPGLTEEAAGHILGTQANVWTEVMQNRSRVDYQVFPRLAAFAEVAWSALPAPADRDFADFERRMTAHYARLDALGVEYRPPGGPLPWQRRPGVLGRPIEGAPPNV